TGAAATATATGCACTAGAATGTAGGGATTTTAGTTTATGCTTCTGTTGTTTGGATGTTTGTTAACAAAGGGAGAAAACCATATATCTTACACATTCTAGGATTGGCTTTTAGTCTGCTAAGCCCAATGCAATAGTCTGCTAAGCCCAATGCAATAGTGGAAAATAACAGAGAGAAATGTATCTCAACTTCTAAAAGCAATTATTCCATAATACAGGATTGTTGAAACCATTTGTAAATATGATTCAGAAGTGGTTTATGCTgtaaaaataatatgcaaaaataaTACTACTGTATTCTGTGAAAGTTGCTTTGGAAACATATCGGCATACTTTTAAATTCTGTGTTTGTATTGTCTTACAGGTGGATAAAAGATCTCGCAGATGGCAGATAACAGGTATGTTCTGAAAAGTCCTGAAAATTATGCATGTTTAAGAATTAGTGGTGAACATTTTGCGCTTGTCTGATTGATGTGTGAGATCATTGACGCATGTGACATTTTCGGCACAGCCACcatgcaaatggggagttgcctgtacttgaGAAAATCTTTCACTGGTCttaataaaacatattttctACACAGATTTTCTTCTGTTAAGATGTAGTCCCTCTATTGTGTCAGGAGATGATGGCCATTTATTAAGCTTACGGtaaatcctgcctttcttcccaaaGGAAGCACTGCAAACgacaaaacagcaaaagaacaCAATggaaaagcattaaacatttctgaaaatatataattaaaaatgtgtgtgcttcTGTTCTTCTAATCTGTGTGAAATTGGTAGGTCTGTGTAGCCCCATTACTGGGTCATGTTGTGCCAAGGAGTGATGGTCAGTTTATGGTGCATTGTACGTCCTTGAGACCCTTAAAACATAGAACTTGTGGGTCCTTCCTACtaacttgttgttgttcttaGTTACCCATGGGAAGCTTACTGGGAATTTTAGAACCTGTGCTTCAAATTGTTTACTAGCTTTATAGCAAAACTACTGTTCACAAGGCAAGAGAGGAGGAATATGTCCTGAAACAGTAGTGGTCCAACTTCTTGGCAGGTGTATAAAAATCCAACTGAAAATATAAGAGTGCAACTGCAGGGTACAGTACAGTTAAATATGCAATTCCTCACGTTTTATGATGTGTTTTCTTCTGGTCTTAATTAGAAATGTGAAGGCCGGTGGGAAGGGGTATGGCTTTGAGCTATGGAATGGAATGCAGTCCTGCACTGGAGTGGCAGGCGGAGCTCATTCTGTCTTAGGTAGGCACACTAGATTTTGTTGCTCCTGCCCTGGCATGCCACAAACTCCTGATTTGTCTGTCTCTTGTGGCATCCATACTGCGtgccataggaaccaactcctagggaccaaggtcCCTTCGGCCCCCTCAGCAAAAtttttgagggggccacccccctcccagtagagggcattgctattcaaatgatGTATGTGAGGCACATCCAGTTTTAGAAACTTTGATATATAGGCTAGGTgccaaatagcaccttaaaccagggttacagtttaATTTTCTCCAATTGCCTTTTCAAGTTGGAAATTTAGAAATTGTGATTCCTAACCAATGAAGTTCTCCTGGCAAGCTGTTTGGAAATATGCGTCATGGGAATCTTTCCACACACACCTAGAATGCAGTATAATTGACCTAACAGCATCTTTTATCCTGTGTACAATCTTGGCAAAAGTCCCTGTTGTACAAGTTCATTTGAGTGTCAAAACTGCCAACAAAAAATTGATATCTTTACTAATTTTTTTAATACCAGTttacattgggttggatccagaactTGTCCTATCATGAATAGAAGGGCAACCCTTTGGAACAATGGACTACAGAGGAAAGGAGGAATCATTCAAAGTTCTGCTTTTTAGTCCTTCTCCCAACCACTCAGTGTGAATGGCATTCCAGGGAGCATTACCCAGGATCCTCCCCATTTACCAAAGCTTTCTTGAATTAAGTTATAGTCTATTATGCAAATATCTCTCAAATATGTTTTTGCAGTAAAACAGAAGATGCTGCCTCAGATTCTGTGGAAGCTGCTAAAGGTACCGGTGATAAAAAAGgtaactgattaaaatacagtgtTTCAAAAGTATGTTAAAATGCAGAATGAGTGTGTGGTTAGGGTTTCCAGACATTGTTTTTATCCCTTTAAAAGCTCTGAAGGTGTGAGAAATTATGCTGCTGTGTACATCCTATCCTGGTTTTTGTGTATAGCTCCTTCCTGCACCTCTTCCTGATTGAGTAAAAATTATGTTTGTTATAGCAATGTAGAAGGCAGAGGGATGGGTTAGTGGACAGAGATGGCAGAGCAGCAGGAGCCATGGCCACTCTCTTAAAGGGTATGCCAAGAACTTTCTTGTGCCTTCTGTTATGTTGCATATACATCAAAAGTCTAAATCAGAGGGTTCTTGAAGACTGCTCGCCAGGTTTGCACATTTTCTTTGGCGTTCATATCTTTTCAGGAACTGAGATAATATCTTCATATTTGGGCAACTAGTTGATGCTGGGTATGAATAGGGATGGTTCTTTAATCCTGGCCCCAGAGTAATAAATCTGTTTTGATTACATGTTCTGTTTTGTGCACTGGGCCTTCAGGGATAGAATTGCTTAAAATTCCAAAGAAATGCAGTTTAAGTTGCTAGGGATAATAAGGGAACTTGAATGAATGGATAGCTTTTTGACCTGTACTTTGTACCTCTGAAGAACTTTCCTTCAATGTCATCTTATTTTAATCATCCACAGCTTTTGTAATTTGAACGTCTTATATTGCCAGATAGATTCATTGTTCCATTGGGAGCACAATACCCCCTAAGAATTCCCTGGTTTGAATTTTATGTGGAAATGATGCCAGAATAAATGCCTAATAAAATTATACAGTTATAGTGagatttgtttaaactcttattTTACAGAAAAGTTAGCAGACCAGGTAATGCAGAATCCACAAGTCTTGGCAGCTTTACAGGAGCGACTTGATAATGCACCTCATACTCCTTCCAGCTACATTGAAACGTAAGAATGAGAAACACCACTTGTCACAAGTAAAAGATTCACAAATCCAAAAACTCATTTGCCACTGTTAGgtacatacagtggtcccttgacttacgaagtactcaacTTACGAAagttcgagttacgaatgaaaaaaaatggctgcacgcttacatTTTTTccgacatctgaaaggaaaaccgttgcgatTTATATGGGGTtttcttgacttacgaattttagatgcggtttacttgacttgcgaatttttccgtttccaatgcattcctatgggaaaccgctttttccgacttacaaacttttcgacctacgaatgtgcattcggaacggattaagttcgtaagtcgagggaccactgtatgttaaTTTGATGTGGCAAGCTCAGCCTGAGGTTAAGGAAAGCCTCCAGCCTTAGAGAGGGACAGGAAATTTCTCTGAATTGTGGAGATACCTGGAAAGTAGTGAAAATCTTATTAGATGGAGGAagctagctgctgctgctatgtaAATTCTAAATAATTTTGTTTCTAGCTTACCAAAAGCAGTAAaaagaagaattgatgccttgAAACAGCTTCAGGTGAAATGTGCCCATATAGAAGCTAAATTTTATGAAGAAGTTCATGATTTAGAGCGAAAATATGCAGCCCTGTACCAGCCTCTCTTTGATAAGGTAAGGCATGTAAATTTCCTTGCAGTCTTAACTAATATTAGTGGAACTATGCTTCATCTTCCTGTTATTGTAACAACTCCTATCACTGTGAGGGGGCTAAAACTGGGTTGTTGTTTGCACTGTGTGGTTGCTATTTTATTTGTGTTACGTATACCATGAGAACTTGCATaaaccgtgtttctccgaaaataaatcacagtcatatttatttttcctcataaaaacacactatggcttattttcaggggatgtcctttttccccctcctcctcatgCTGCGGCAGGCATGGCTgatgtgcctatcactatgtcttattttcggggtatggcttatattccttgaatgcttaaaaatcctgctatggcttattttatggctatgtcttattttcggagaaacaggttAGCTATCCGAAGTGTTCTCAAAGCCTGACTACTTGGGTGTGTTTAGCATGTGTTGACAAAAGGGAGGTGAGAACAATAAGCAGAGTGGTCCCTCTCAGACAGTTGCTAGATGTATAAAACTAATGTCCCTGctgttagttgttgttgttgtttagtcgtttagtcgtgcccgactcttcgtgaccccatggaccatagcacgccaggcactcctgtcttgcactgcctcccgcagtttggtcaaactcatgttcgtagcttcgagaacactgtccaaccatcttgtcctctgtcgtccccttctcctagtgccctcaatctttcccaacatcagggtcttttccaaggattcttctcttctcatgaggtggccaaagtattggagcctcagcttcacgatctgtccttccagggagcactttcCTAAAGCAATAACTATATTAGGCCTTTCCTGTTAAGTCTTAATTCTATAATTGATTATTTTGGCATTTAGAATACTGGTATTCATTTATGGTATAGTTATTCAGTATTCCTCTGATCCTGGTCAATTTCATGTTTGAGTTGTTCAGCAGCTACACAGCTGTAATCTGcacttcattttctctttttaggCATTATAATGTATTTAGTTTTTGTTCAACTAAAGtaactgttttcttttctttttactttaatTTACAACGTTCAAAGGATATTTGTTTCCCTGTACCTTGGTTAGAGTATCTAAAATACCAGAAAACCTAAGTCACTCTCAGATATTGTTTGATGATAAAGTCGTTTGGGGGTGTTAGATTAAATAAAATGAAGCACATTCCCAATACTTCTGAGATAGTAGTTTATACAGTTCCTTAACTTATATGAGCAGACAATGGGAACCACCATTGTGGATCCATTTTCCACAGCACTCTCCAGTGCTCTTGGATAACCTTAGTATGTTCTAACTTGTCTACATTTTTTATACTAATTACACAGAGAAGGGATTTTATCACTGGTGGTGCTGAACCtacagaggcagaagcagaatggCACAGtgaaaatgaggaggaagaaaaacttgCTGTAAGTAGAATTTGCTTCTGAATACATTTACTAAAATAATTTAAGCTGTGATGTGTAATATTTCTAGTAAACTCTTCAGAAAACCTAATGAAGTGATCTCATTAAAATAATACCTGTCCTGGCAGAGCATATTATGAGATTGAGTTACCAAGGTATTTAGCAGTTTTTCTCTTTCTATAGCTTCATATAATAGCTGCATGCCTAATGAAATTGGCTAGGAAACTGCTTTGATCTAGTCATTTGCACTGTTCGTAACCTGTTGACAGCCTCTTCTGCTAATGGGTTCCATTCCAGTGCTACAGTAACACCCAAGTTGAGAAAAAGCAGGTATTTTTTGCATGTCTGTTATCTCTGTTTTGGGGACACATAATTATtgatctattttatttttgtctttcctGCCTGCTTTTCAGCAGAAGGTTCAGGATGGGTTATAGCATATAAAAACACATACGATTAAAACAATAGAGAACCCAAACTCCACCTATAACTCTAAAACAATAGTTTTATTCAACACATTTTAGGGAGGATACAaaaccccttttttttaaaaaaaatacataggtCAGGGTAAAGAGGATTTTATTCAGAAGCTATAAAGATAGGGTGCTTGATGCACCTGTGTTGTAAGGAAGCTTCACATTCTTAGGGTCATCACTGGGAAGGCCCTCTCACAAGCTCCTGCTGCCGGAACCTGTGAGATTGGTGGACccaccagagggccttctccagtGATCTTAATCTCTGAACTGCTCTAAAAGGGAAACATTCCCCTATTTTTTATTAGTGTGTATGCATGCCTCCTGAAATTCTCCCAGTTGAGTTTACAAAGTATGAAAGGGTTCAGGTTTTGAAACCTTAGTGCTTTATTACTgtatagtgcaggggtccccagactacggtccgggggctcttttatgcggcccccgaggtcccccgccgcccgctcttaccggcgcggtgtGGCGCAGCTGCcaacttccgacccggaaaagcgacggaaataggtTGTGCGCacgcacaagcgtcatttccggtgtacttctgggttggaggaggcttctgcacatgcacacaagctatttccagcgctttccaggtcgggagtgtgccagaaatagtgtttgcgcatgcacagCCGCGTGCCCccacgcaatcggcgcggcgggcatccaGCCCAAatctgggtaagtttggggacccctggtatagtcgGTAGGGGGCATTCTGGAGagtaagaaaatgaaaatgtgtccttgttaaaactatttttagatgctttttttttgaaaaaaattagaGACTAATTTTCTTTTGCATACCCTGGAACGCTCCAGAAGAAGAAACAGTtgccttacagtggtacctctggatgcgaacgggatctgttccggagccccgttcgcaacctgagcagtgcACGACCTGAAGTGCCGAATCTGAGCATGCTTGCtgtgcgattcggcgcttctgcgcatgcgcatgacgtcatttggcacttctgcgcatgtgcgaatcggcgaacctggaagtaacccgttccagaacttccaggtttggcgtgtTTGTatcccgtgatgtacgcaacccgcggCGAACGTAACCAGAGATATGACTATCTTTTTAGGGCAAAtgttccgggggtgggggtgtcatttTGTTTCCATACTGGTAGGCACAAAACCACCCAAGGTTATATTCCCCCCCATCATAgcatttaacaaataataataaacaagatACACAGTCACAGTACATACATTTCATTGTTACATATTGAGAAGTTATTCAAATTTACTTAAATCAGCTCACCATAAATCACCATGTGTCAATGAGACATAATGTATGATCCAAGTTGTTTACTTGTGTAATAAAGCAATACCAATCTGTGTTAAAATTGCTATTTTTGCCCTTTATAGCCCTTAGCCTCACAACTACCCACGTTTTGTTTTAGATGCAAATACTTTTTATAATGACAATGCTTCTGCATTAAGAACGTTAAAAGAACACCTAAGAAATGGGGCATTTGCATTTTACAAACAACTTTGAATATATTTATTGACTAGCTTCTGGCCAAAACCTTTAAAGAAGTTTCTCTCTTTTCTGTTATTAGGGAGATGTGAAAAATAAAGTAGtaatagaagaaaaagaagcaggagCAGCTGAAGAGACAAATCCCAAAGGAATCCCAGATTTTTGGTTCACAATATTTAGAAATGTAGATATGCTGAGTGAATTAGTACAGGTAATGCCTATAAAAAGGCtgtttgttaatttgtttttacATGTCATGGCATCTCAATTCAAATACCAACCTGATAATGATAAATGTGAACAGGAGAGGGATCTGTGACAGATTTTCCTGGAAATAAGTATTAATGAACATGTGTTGTTCTGCTTCACTCATCACATTAAAATAGTATTGCTCATGCTGCTCAGAAGCCCTCACTTCACTTGTCTCCCGCTTTTCGCTGCAACATACCATAAGCTTTGACTTGTAATGTTGTTCAAACCTGCTTTCATGGGTTTGGACTACAAAACAAGTCTAGGCTTCTTCCAGCATGTCAAGAGTCAGGAAGCAGAAAAACGGACTTTGGGACAGCCTGCATCAGAACATGTATGTGTGAGCCAGGCCACTATCATGCTGTTTGTTAGAATTTTGCTGGGCTTTTCTAATTACTTTACAACTTGCAGATTTCAGTAAGCTACTTCTGTCCCTGTTTTGGCCTTTTCTTGATTTACCTTCTGCTTACTTGCTATCTCAGTGTTGTCCAAAAATTGGGGTCTCTcatctctccttctctttcattAGTGCACACCTAATCGCATATCCCTCTTGACCTTCTGAGATACATTTATTTTTGATTCAACTATATTGGGAGCGTGGGGTTGACCGTTAGTGTATTAGTTAATATATAGAGTTGGCTGAAGAACTAACTGAGGCAGAAACAGTTAACTTGAAATTGAAGATGGTCTAAGTAAACTTGAGAACTTGCATTGGAGGCGTTTGACTCTTTATGAGATGCCAGCCATTTCTTTCATCTTAATCATAGCTTTACCATTTCTGTTTAGGAATATGATGAGCCAATTTTGAAGCACCTGCAGGATATCAAAGTAAAATTTTCTGAGCCAGGACAGCCTATGGTTAGTATGATTTAACTTCTAAGGATTTAGTATGATTTAACTTGAGAGGGGCATGGTAGCCATTAATAGTTTGAGTGCGGAGGATTTCCATTTTTATCTTATTGTATCAAGTTTCACCTTAGAAGATGAACTTCTCAGCTGTATATCCCACTGGGGACTTCTTTATTagatcagtcattaaaaactacAG
The nucleotide sequence above comes from Zootoca vivipara chromosome 1, rZooViv1.1, whole genome shotgun sequence. Encoded proteins:
- the NAP1L4 gene encoding nucleosome assembly protein 1-like 4 isoform X2, which gives rise to MADNSKTEDAASDSVEAAKGTGDKKEKLADQVMQNPQVLAALQERLDNAPHTPSSYIETLPKAVKRRIDALKQLQVKCAHIEAKFYEEVHDLERKYAALYQPLFDKRRDFITGGAEPTEAEAEWHSENEEEEKLAGDVKNKVVIEEKEAGAAEETNPKGIPDFWFTIFRNVDMLSELVQEYDEPILKHLQDIKVKFSEPGQPMSFTLEFYFEPNDYFTNSILTKTYKMKSEPDKTDPFSFEGPEIVDCEGCTIDWKKGKNVTVKTIKKKQKHKGRGTVRTITKQVPNDSFFNFFSPIKVSGDGESLDEDSECTLAIDFEVGHFFRERIVPRAVLYFTGEAIEDDDNFEEGEEGEEEELEGEEEGEEDEEAESEPKV
- the NAP1L4 gene encoding nucleosome assembly protein 1-like 4 isoform X1, which gives rise to MADNSKTEDAASDSVEAAKGTGDKKEKLADQVMQNPQVLAALQERLDNAPHTPSSYIETLPKAVKRRIDALKQLQVKCAHIEAKFYEEVHDLERKYAALYQPLFDKRRDFITGGAEPTEAEAEWHSENEEEEKLAGDVKNKVVIEEKEAGAAEETNPKGIPDFWFTIFRNVDMLSELVQEYDEPILKHLQDIKVKFSEPGQPMSFTLEFYFEPNDYFTNSILTKTYKMKSEPDKTDPFSFEGPEIVDCEGCTIDWKKGKNVTVKTIKKKQKHKGRGTVRTITKQVPNDSFFNFFSPIKVSGDGESLDEDSECTLAIDFEVGHFFRERIVPRAVLYFTGEAIEDDDNFEEGEEGEEEELEGEEEGEEDEEAESEPKKDASQPAECKQQ